Proteins encoded together in one Branchiostoma floridae strain S238N-H82 chromosome 18, Bfl_VNyyK, whole genome shotgun sequence window:
- the LOC118405895 gene encoding uncharacterized protein LOC118405895 codes for MALVGIVPYGSLFIDASWQDILSGIRDCTITSPDRQLNTRRLQKIWTTPQNPNHVLPCLSVRTGLDLFLTVQRFPAGSEIIMSAINIPDMARVVKHHGLRVIPIDIHIETLSPKVELLEGLVTERTVAVLVAHLYGKWFDMSEVIDIARRHQLYVLEDCAEGFCGFEYIGNPHSDIAFFSFGVIKPSTAFGGAILKIKDSQLFTAMNEAYSLYPTQSALEYLKKLLKYSVATVGLNWPFLTGYGVFVVQNVLGIDHQKMWISLLRGFPDQFFQKIRQQPSAGLLSLLVHRCIGFRQKSFQVGVNKGRHADMLLKSSSMIKVGDKAENRNYWLFPILVENPDEVINSLCKKGINAYRGATQLNVIEPPTETSSHLSDQLTHYPEEARFIIDHVVYLPIHKRVPYYYIVRVCKGLEEVLQKQSAVFHKPCFERPLVVLNGKPTPKLPSKL; via the exons ATGGCTTTGGTTGGAATCGTGCCTTACGGAAGTTTGTTTATTG ATGCCTCATGGCAAGATATCCTGTCCGGCATAAGGGACTGTACTATCACCTCCCCAGACCGACAGCTCAACACACGCCGTCTCCAGAAAATATGGACAACCCCGCAGAACCCAAACCATGTCCTACCCTGCCTCTCTGTCCGAACGGGTCTGGACCTATTTCTGACCGTCCAGAGGTTTCCCGCGGGGTCAGAAATCATCATGTCGGCCATCAACATTCCGGACATGGCCCGAGTGGTCAAGCATCACGGCTTACGGGTCATTCCCATAGACATCCACATCGAGACCCTCTCGCCCAAAGTGGAACTTTTAGAAGGTCTCGTCACAGAGAGAACTGTCGCTGTGCTTGTAGCGCACCTGTATGGGAAGTGGTTTGATATGAGCGAAGTGATTGACATAGCGAGAAGGCACCAGTTGTACGTACTCGAAGATTGCGCAGAAGGCTTCTGTGGGTTTGAATACATCGGAAATCCGCATTCGGACATTGCGTTCTTCAGCTTCGGTGTCATCAAGCCTTCCACCGCTTTTGGTGGCGCCATTCTGAAGATCAAAGATAGCCAGCTGTTTACAGCAATGAATGAAGCGTACTCACTCTACCCCACGCAGTCAGCCTTAGAGTACCTGAAAAAACTGCTCAAGTATTCGGTCGCTACGGTAGGTTTGAACTGGCCGTTCCTGACGGGCTACGGCGTCTTTGTCGTACAGAACGTCCTTGGTATCGACCATCAGAAGATGTGGATTTCCTTACTAAGGGGTTTCCCCGACCAGTTCTTTCAGAAGATTCGTCAGCAGCCCAGTGCAGGATTGCTGTCCCTACTGGTGCACAGATGTATAGGGTTTCGACAAAAGTCTTTTCAGGTTGGCGTGAATAAAGGACGCCATGCGGACATGCTGCTAAAAAGCTCCTCCATGATAAAAGTAGGCGACAAGGCAGAGAACAGGAACTATTGGCTTTTCCCCATACTCGTG GAGAATCCTGATGAAGTGATCAACTCGCTCTGTAAGAAGGGAATCAACGCGTACCGCGGTGCCACCCAGCTCAACGTGATCGAACCACCAACGGAAACCTCGAGCCACCTCAGCGACCAACTCACGCACTACCCAGAAGAAGCCAGGTTCATCATAGACCATGTGGTATATCTACCAATCCACAAAAGGGTCCCTTACTACTACATTGTAAGGGTGTGTAAGGGGTTAGAAGAGGTGCTGCAAAAACAGAGTGCTGTCTTCCACAAACCCTGCTTTGAACGCCCCCTTGTTGTGTTGAATGGAAAACCTACACCAAAGCTGCCTTCAAAACTATGA